The following proteins are co-located in the Nitrospirota bacterium genome:
- a CDS encoding PAS domain S-box protein — protein MKSLNLKTKMTVGVSSIVILSLALASYFTISYFEKQLKATVVRNQFLMTSVVANQIDSKLLTAHEQLILAANEVPPAGLRDPEQAQRFLDSRITLRSTFDNHVGLFTAAGTEIAETPFDPNRRGMNFSYRPYFKKTVETGKPVISDPYLSSQAHGHPAIMMTAPILRKDGKLAGMLVGSMDLMGENILGDIAKIRIGKEGYLALTTADRILVMHPNKDRIMKPIPLGNRLYDAAVGGYEGSDETITTAGIPMLTSVKRMKVNGWMMVANYPLAEAYAAISEMKRYLLAASVTAVVCVFFMTLFLIRRFTAPLAQFTSHVMDLPVKRGAEKQLHLETRDEIGTLSQVFNTMVVELDQQQDSLRESEDLFRSLSEKSLVGIYVIQDGLFRYVNPRFAEIFKYSQDELTEKLGPKDLTHPDDRTAVQEYIRKRISGEAMSVHYLFRGLTKTRDIIDAEVYGSATVYQGRPAIIGTVMDITERKRAEEDLRESEERFRELADSLPQTVFEIDSEGRFLYVNRAALETFGYTRVDVERGLNVADVIAPQDRERALQKIQERMRGSRNEHQEYMAIRKDGTAFPGTVHAIPIVRDNQLAGLRGILIDITDRKRLEAEVLRSQKLESIGVMAGGIAHDFNNILTGILGNLSLAKIRLDRSNPLYQRIDEAEKASLHARDLTQQLLTFARGGSPVKKLIALGPLIRDAVGFAV, from the coding sequence ATGAAATCACTGAACCTGAAGACCAAAATGACCGTCGGCGTGTCATCGATCGTCATCCTATCGCTCGCCCTTGCTTCTTATTTTACGATCTCCTACTTCGAAAAACAGCTCAAGGCCACGGTCGTCAGGAATCAATTCCTGATGACGTCGGTGGTGGCGAACCAGATCGACAGCAAACTGCTCACCGCCCACGAGCAGCTCATCCTTGCCGCAAATGAAGTTCCTCCTGCGGGGCTTCGTGATCCCGAGCAGGCCCAGCGTTTCCTCGACAGCAGGATCACTCTCCGAAGCACCTTTGACAATCATGTCGGTCTCTTTACTGCCGCCGGGACAGAGATTGCCGAGACGCCCTTCGACCCGAACAGGCGGGGAATGAATTTTTCCTACCGTCCCTATTTCAAGAAAACAGTTGAGACAGGGAAGCCGGTGATATCCGACCCCTACCTCTCCTCCCAGGCCCACGGTCATCCGGCGATCATGATGACCGCGCCGATCCTGCGAAAGGACGGCAAGCTGGCCGGCATGCTGGTCGGGAGCATGGACCTCATGGGCGAGAATATCCTGGGGGACATCGCGAAGATCAGGATCGGGAAGGAGGGGTATCTGGCTCTCACCACGGCCGACCGCATACTGGTGATGCATCCCAACAAGGACAGGATCATGAAGCCGATACCCCTGGGGAACAGGCTGTACGACGCCGCAGTGGGCGGATACGAAGGGTCCGACGAAACAATAACGACAGCCGGCATCCCCATGCTGACCTCCGTGAAGCGCATGAAGGTGAACGGCTGGATGATGGTCGCCAACTATCCCCTCGCCGAGGCCTATGCGGCCATCAGCGAGATGAAGCGGTACCTGCTTGCGGCCAGCGTTACCGCCGTCGTATGCGTCTTCTTCATGACCCTCTTCCTGATCCGGCGCTTCACGGCCCCGCTCGCCCAATTCACCAGCCACGTCATGGATCTTCCCGTCAAGCGGGGAGCTGAGAAGCAGCTCCATCTCGAAACACGCGATGAGATCGGGACCCTGTCTCAGGTCTTCAACACCATGGTCGTTGAACTGGACCAGCAGCAGGACTCGCTCCGGGAATCGGAGGACCTGTTCCGCAGTCTATCGGAGAAATCGCTGGTCGGCATTTACGTCATCCAGGACGGCCTCTTTCGGTATGTCAACCCGCGCTTTGCCGAGATATTCAAGTACTCCCAAGACGAATTGACGGAGAAACTCGGGCCCAAGGACCTCACCCATCCGGATGACCGGACGGCTGTGCAGGAATACATCCGGAAGCGGATCAGCGGAGAGGCCATGTCGGTCCATTATCTGTTCAGGGGTTTGACGAAGACACGCGACATCATTGATGCTGAAGTGTACGGCTCGGCAACGGTCTACCAGGGGCGCCCCGCAATCATCGGGACGGTGATGGACATCACCGAAAGGAAACGGGCCGAGGAGGATCTCCGCGAGAGCGAGGAGCGGTTCCGGGAGCTTGCGGACTCCCTTCCCCAGACGGTCTTCGAGATCGACAGCGAGGGGAGATTCCTGTACGTCAACCGGGCGGCTTTGGAGACGTTCGGCTACACGAGGGTTGACGTGGAGCGGGGGTTGAACGTCGCCGACGTGATCGCGCCCCAGGACCGCGAGCGGGCCCTGCAGAAAATCCAGGAAAGAATGCGGGGAAGCCGGAACGAACATCAGGAATACATGGCCATCCGGAAGGACGGCACGGCCTTCCCGGGTACGGTCCATGCGATACCCATCGTCCGCGACAACCAACTGGCAGGGCTGCGGGGGATCCTGATCGATATCACGGACCGCAAGCGGCTCGAGGCCGAGGTGCTCCGGTCCCAGAAACTGGAGTCCATCGGGGTCATGGCAGGCGGCATCGCACATGACTTCAACAACATCCTGACGGGCATCCTGGGCAACCTCTCGCTTGCCAAGATACGGCTGGACCGGAGCAATCCGCTTTACCAGCGCATTGACGAGGCTGAGAAAGCGTCCCTCCATGCGAGGGACCTGACACAGCAGCTCCTCACCTTTGCCCGGGGCGGGAGCCCGGTCAAAAAACTGATCGCTCTCGGCCCGCTGATCCGGGATGCCGTCGGCTTCGCGGTC